The Suricata suricatta isolate VVHF042 chromosome 16, meerkat_22Aug2017_6uvM2_HiC, whole genome shotgun sequence genome contains the following window.
gcatccggcttcggctcagatcagatctcacggttcgtgggttcaagccccgcgtcgggctctgtgctgacagctagcctcagagcctggagcctgtttcagattctgtatctccccctctctctgaccctcccctgctcgcactgtctctctctgtctctcaaaaataaataaaaagcaataaaaaatattaaaaaaaaaaaagaatgaaaggtgtAGAGTATGCTTTGAATCCCACCAGTCCTCTCTCTGGTGCTTTGTGTTTATGGAGCTAGGATGTGTAACTCCGCTGCAGAAATCAGAGCCTCCTTCCATAAACTAAGCCTTATTCTGCATTGTTATTAACTAAGAGGATACTTGAGATTTATGCTCCTAAACAGTTTGTTTTCTTGTGCAGCCCACAGAACTTAATTGCCCAGTCTCAGTCTGGCACTGGTAAAACAGCTGCCTTCGTGTTGGCCATGCTCAGCCAAGTAGAACCTGCAAATAGATACCCCCAGGTAAGGGCTTGGTAAATTTGGATTTTCTGCTAACGTGTAGCTAGAAAATACATTCAATGGAATAAAAGCCAAGGTGCTCATTACTTTTTACACAATCGAGAGCCCCTTGTGGAGCACAAACAATATGGCTGGTCTCCCAGTAGCTGCACACATCCTGTTACCTCTCCGTGGTTTGCCGGTTCTGGGACACCGCTGACAGACTTGGCTCATTTACCTGCAGGAAAAACCTCCTCCATCTACAACTATCATCCTTTGGAAAGTTCTGAGAACTTTCTAAGTGAGTGAAAAGGAAGCTAATCTCCAACTGGAATTTCAGATCCTTGCTCATATGTGGGATTTTGTATTCCTGTGGCCAATAGCTATTTTCAGGGGTCTTTATCCAGCCAGAGTTCTGACCCTTAAGAAATCTAGCTTATGACTTTTCAGCCTAAAGGGTCAGATGGTGTGCACTTTTATTTACATACCCTTCTTCAGCGTTAGCTGGAGGGATAAGTAAGTCCTGCTGGTAGGTCCCCACTGTCCTTGAGATCTCACTGTGCACTCTTTCCCTGCCAGTGtctgtgcctctccccaacttacgAGCTTGCGCTGCAAACAGGAAAAGTGATTGAACAGATGGGAAAATTCTACCCTGAACTGAAGCTAGCTTATGCTGTCCGAGGCAATAAATGTGAGTATGAATATGTGATTCTAATTCATTAGGCTAAccacttctattttatttaaaagtttatttattttgagagagagggagcgcacacaaaagtgggggaggggcagggagcgagaaggaggaagagaatcccaagcaagctctgcactgccacggggctcaaactcatgaaccatgagatcatgacctgagctgaagtaggacacctaaccaactgagaggTACCTATGTGCCCCTGAcaacttgcatttaaaaaatttcaaattatatgcaataattgaaataataaagataacacATGTGCCCTTTAAGTACATTTGAAAACTCAACACTTTGCCatatatctgtatgtgtgtgtgttttgggaggAACCATTTGAAAGTATACTGCAGACATTGTGGATCTTTATTCCTAAATACCTGAGCACGCATCTCATGGTAAGGACATTCGTCAGCATAGCCACAAAACCCTTATCACAAGAGAATTAACAAATTCTCTAATAACTGGTATctagtccatttttatttttcccctaaagTGTTTCTTTCTGGCTGCTTTGTTTTTGAACCAAGATCGAATTGGTGAGTATGCACTGCATTTGGTATTgttgttatgtttcttttttttaaaagttttatttatttttgagagacagagggagacagcatgagcaagggagggtcagagagagggggaggtacagaatccgaagcaggctccaggctctgagctagctgtcagcaaagagcctgatgcggggctcaaacccactaactgtgagatcatgacctgagccgaagccggacgctcaacccactgagccacccaggcgtccctcttatgtttcttttaatCTAGAATAGTCCCTCCATCTTCTCCCCTAGTACATTTGACTTTTTTAACAGACTAGACCAGTTGCTTATAGAATTATGCACATTCTGGATTTAATTgcctaatttctttttaatgtcattaGAAGAACAAAAGTGTTCTAGAATATGAACAATCAACTCTGGCATTTCATTAATTGATTATAatcaacatacagtgttatattagtttcaggtatacaatataatgattcaacaaatcctttttttttaagtttatttatttttgagggagagcacacaagtgagggagaggcagagaaaagggaggagagagagagagaaaattccaatggggcgctcaaactcacaaactctgagattatgacctgagccaaggtcagacacttaaccaaccaaatcacccaggcactcctatgattcaacaattctctatttttctcagtgcttaaatggattaaatgtgaaaggtaattccctttatctatttcaccctcctccactcaccccaCCTTTGGCAaacatcagttctctgtatttaagagtttggtttttgtttagagcttatgtttattctttttttttttctttattcatgtttCCTATCTTTGTTTTACAACAAATTAGCaatgtttaagtaatttaaaaaatcttgttgaATGTTTGGCTAAGTCCTGTGAATCTTTAAACTGTGACTCGCAGAAATATACTCAGCATACAATGTCCTCATACCAACTTGAAATTGCTTCTAGAAAGTAAGTAAGATTATAAAGTTTAGTGGAAGATGATCATAAGACATTTACCATTTTTCAATTTGGGTTGAAGTTAGAATGGAAAAGGAGTCAGAATAACTTTTATGGCAGGCAGTAATTGGTTTAACAGAAGTAAGAAGGTACATTTTTTGGCTTTGAATTGACTCAACATTCACATTAGGGGAAAATTTTGGCTGTTTAGAGGAAGCTTATATGTGTCTGGTCAAGATTGTaattaaagaactaaaaattataaGTGCTATCTAATTCAAACTGAAGATCCAAATCTTGTAAGTTTCAGACTGCACATAGTCAAGAACATGCTATGGTCCACCAAGCCTTGTCTGCAAAAGCACTTAATCTAATAGAGACAGTTTGTGTTTCTTTGAGAAAGTAAAGCCTTTCATGATGAATCCTGTTTACTGACCCTGACAGAGAGTGTGGAAAGACAACCGGCTTGTTTGATGTAGATGCTAGGGTAGCTGAGGGGCAGAGTGCACTGGAGAGAGTGCTGTGAAAGTCTGCCTGGGAGAAGTGCCGTCCTGGCTGGGGGAACGATGTTGACGGAGAAGAAATAACTACAGATCCCCCTTGGAAAAGAACCGATGActacagaaaatggaaaagaactcTACTGAAGAGGCTTTCATCTTTTCACCATTTATATCCTTACCTTATCTTTTCAGCATTATTAAATACTGTTAGTGAAATCATAACCTTTCCTTAAAACACTAGAGTAAATATCTAAACAGTTGCATTAAAATACATCATACCTTTAGATTTTCTCAGAGAAGAAAGTAGGCTTTACCATGGAAATACCCACAGAAAACATCTTGTCTCCACAGTGGAAAGAGGTCAGAAGATCAGTGAACACATTGTCATTGGCACCCCTGGGACTGTTCTGGACTGGTGCGCCAAGCTCAAGTTCATTGACCCTAAGAAGATCAAGGTGTTTGTTCTGGATGAGGCTGACGTGATGATAGCTACTCAGGGCCACCAAGACCAGAGCATCCGCATCCAGAGGTAGGANNNNNNNNNNNNNNNNNNNNNNNNNNNNNNNNNNNNNNNNNNNNNNNNNNNNNNNNNNNNNNNNNNNNNNNNNNNNNNNNNNNNNNNNNNNNNNNNNNNNTCACATCACCGCAAAGGATCCTGGGGCCTGAGCATGGGACAGAAACCTCGGCCCTTCAAGCCTGGCCAGGGGGAAACTCTCGCTCGAGTCCCTGACCCGAACTCACCAGGTGTGCTCTTTGGGAACTTGCATATTGCAGGAAAGGAGGGGGATGTGACAAGGACCAAGGCCTCTCGAGGGGGCCCCAGGAGAACCTACCCTTCTCCCCGCTCCCTTGGACCTGGCCCTCTAAGGGAAGGGCCCTGGCGGGGGGCACTCCCGGGCACTCACTAAAATGCTCCTGGATTCTGTTCAGGATGTTCATGCTGTGCTTGCTGTCGACCATGTTCACTGCCAGGCCTCTCTTGCCAAAGCGGCCCGTGCGCCCGATGCGGTGCAGGTAGGTCTCGTTGTCCGGGTTCCCGTCCTTGTCCACGGGAAGGTCAAAGTTGATGACGACAGATACCTGTTCAACATCAATACCTGCACGAAAGACCAGCGGAGTCAGGACGGGAGACAAAACCCACCGCCAAGCAAGCGAGGCCGACACACATCAGGTGGAGGGAAGAGCCTGGGGCAGGCCAGCTCTGGGATTTGGGGACCAGGGGCACGCAGCAGAAtccagagggaaaaacagaagtcTGGGGGGTGCTAACAAAATTACAACATCACTACAAGGGCCTCTGCTAGATTTGAGTTTCTGGAGATGCAGCTGAAACCTcacggggaggggctggggggcggccCCAGGAGAGCAGGCGCCAGTCACTCTGGACCAGTCGCTGCCTGTTTCCTTCCACCACAGCAGGACTCCTGGCTTCTGTGAGAGTTCCCATCTGCCAGGGGCATCCGGCCTCTCCCACAGAACAGTGTCAGCACCAGCCCCCGCTGGACTCCCCGATGCAGCTGGGCGTCCTGCACAGGAGGAGTGCTCTCGCTGCCCGGAGCCTGGCCAACAGGCACGTTCTCTGCTCACCGCGGGCACACACGTTGGTGGTCACCAGCACCTTCTCTTTGCCCTCGCGGAAGCGCTCGATCACCGCAGCCCTCTGCTCCACCATCATTTCGCCGCTCAGCAGAGCCACCTGGTGGCCTTCTTTGGAGAGCTCTGCTGCCAGCCAGCTAGCGGTTTTGCGGGTCTGGAGtgaaaagaattgttttaaatggaGATACctgtgaaaacaaaagcaaaaacaaacctgCAAACAAGTGGCTTGTTGCcattaaaatacatgaaagccTGCAGAGTTCAGTCACCAGGATAGGCTTACCAATTTTACAGAGACAATTTTAGccatgtgattctttttttggATGAGTTACTTATATCATCTTAGTGTTCAGCTAGGAAGAGTGTGGTATGAGCCAAACGTCTTCATTCTCATATAATCAGTATTATTAAAGTTTCATAATAATTTCACTGGATGATATTTGGAGTTTTTCCCAAGTTATCTCTAAGAAGTAGGACCAAAGTAAAGTTGAATTTTTCACAGTCTTTCCCTCATATCTCATTATAATCTGAGGAGAATATGCCCTGGGGCAGGTGGAGGTGATCCATCATTTCCTTTCTGGCCAGAGAGAGGACGCCCAGGCCCCCTCGGCACTGGGGTGCAGCCGGCTGAGGGAGGGCCACGTGCACCGCACCCTCTGGCGCAGCTCCTCCCCCGCAGGCCTGCCGCCGCCACTGCTACTCACATGGcagaagatcatggcctgagcgatGGTGATGGCCCCGTACAGGTTACACAAGGCCTGGAACTTCTCATCTCTGTTATTGCACAGCACGTAGTACTGCTTGATGGTGTCCAAGGTCTCCTCCTCGCGCTTCAGTTTGATAATGTTTGGGTCGGGGACCACTTTCTGGGCAAATTTCCATACTGAGTCTTCAAAGGTGGCAGAGAAGAGCAGCATCTGGCAGTTCCTGGGCAGCATCCTGCAAGGGAAGACCCAGGGATGTGGCTTGACCCCGAGCCTTTCCCTGGAAGGGACAGAGGACAGGCGCCCCGGGCCTGGATGCTCTACGCGCCCGGGAAAGAGGCAAAAGGGGGGAAGAGTACAGCAGGGAGGCGGCAAGAGCGGCCATGGGGCAGGGACGGGGCTGGTGTTCGATGCCCCGAGTCTCCTTCCTCAACCTGCGGTCAGCGCTGATGTGCAAATGGCCCGTCAAACAAACGCTCTGGCAGCACTAGGGTAAAGAACCTGACAGGAGCAAGAAGAGGTGTTTGAAGTAGAAGGAGAAGCAGCTGCAGATCAGGAGGCTGAGACGGTCCTCTTGGCTCAAGAGNNNNNNNNNNNNNNNNNNNNNNNNNNNNNNNNNNNNNNNNNNNNNNNNNNNNNNNNNNNNNNNNNNNNNNNNNNNNNNNNNNNNNNNNNNNNNNNNNNNNGCCCTCCCCCGGTGCGCCCCCTGCAGGGGAGACTAGTGCTTTCCTGGCACAGGCCTCACAGCCACCACAAGACAaaggcagaggagacagaaacTACCTACCTCATTTTAAATTACGTTTGGACTTGACAAAAATTGTGCAAATGATGGGGGATggtagaaagaaaatgtttacataaCTTTTGAAGATTAGGTGTGAATACACAGAAATTTACCTTTTggaattctgtctttttcttggcCAGCATTTTCCCCATCTAGGTGCTATGGCTAATCACTTGTTCAAGATCCCTGTGGTAGCCTCTGCCTATTCTCTGGCCTGAAGCATTAAGACCAACCTCCAGACAGAATAGAGGTGAAGTGggtcccaggggcacctggacggttcagttagttaagcatcctactgagctcaggtcatgatctcacagtttgtgggttcgagccctgcatcaggctctgtgctgacagctcaaagcctggaccctgctttggattctgtgtctctctctctgtcaataataaacaaaggttaaaaaaattttttttttaaagagggacacagagacacagagagagaggtccCAAGTAGGATACGTGATAAACCAGCCATCATGTTCGGAGTATGGCATGAGGCCTGTGAGCTGATGCTTTGGATTTGGGGTGGGACACTTCATCTGAATGCTGTCAGCTCTGTCTCTCCTGATGCCCATATGGACCACAATGCCAACCTGGGGCTCTTGGTGTATGCAGGTTTGTGTTGCAGGACCATGACCTCATGATTTTCATCAGCAGGTACAATCTATATAGTGGACATCTGATGACCAGTGGGTCCATTGCCTGTGCTTGAGCAAGGCCTGTGGAGAGTGAGTGGTGGCCCTCACTTGCTGCACAACTTGGGCTTATAGGCACTTGCAGCATCTTTTTTACATCCCAAGTGTTATCTTGACCCCTTAGTAGTCCCAAGCAAATAAAAGGTGATCTAAGGTTTGGATCCTCAGTGAAAATTGTGACTTCAAATCCCTAATGACCAGCCTCAAGGCAGCTCCAGAAGTGATAAGCAGTAGTCACGAACACTGGCTTTGTCTCCAGACCCCAGAAGGCAAATTTATCAGACCTGGGGAATGATTTCAGATATTTGGTGTCTTGATTGATGGGattctgaatgtctgtttttacAGTTCTTGGAATACAAACTGTGCAATACGGTACTAGATGGACTAGCCATTTTTACCTGTGCAAGGGAGGAGTGACTGCCAAGGACTTGGCTCCCTCCTTACCGAGCATCTTTGTGCAGAACAGTCAAATACTAGTAATCAACATTTCATACCTGGCCACGGCTGATGGGACCCACAGGGTTACAGAGCATGGATGAGATGAAACTGCAACTGCAGCCAGAAGGATTCCTCTGCAGCTCTTTGACCTTGATACAGAACGAGGCCCAGGCCTGGAAGAAGGattttgtgatgagaactgttCCAATCCCAGattattcttttaagtgtttCTGTGTTTGCGAGCCAGATTGGTTTCCTGGGAAGGAAAGGGGCCAatgccaccccccaccctccagaaGGTTCTCTTAATTTGACATTACAGGTACTACAGAGAGAGACCAACAGACTACTAATTTTGCCACATTTCCCCAGTTGGCATTTGACTATAAagtcttctctgtgcttctggcCAACTCTGACCCACCTTGGATGTCTTCTTGTAAGAAGAAATTTTATGTCTCCCACCCCCTGCAGTGCTGTGGACCAACCCcgaaacaattttaaaaggcaataattAAAGGAGTATAGACTCCTCACAAGGCTGCAGGCAGATTCCCTTCCCACCCTCTCAGAACATGTATAACTGGTCTACTGAGTAGCCCTAAATCTAAATAGGAAAACGGGAAGGGATATGTTTCAGACTTTTCAAGAGCTGGACTAACCATTTATCTGGTAGGAATCTAGATCTACAGTTCTTAATTGGTTCAAGCCCCTTAGAATTCACTGGATGGGTTTCATGGAGTCTGTGAAGCATATGCCATAGTTTTGAGTTTAAATGCATTTTCCGGCCGAGGAGTCACCCAAAGGAGTagcttttaaaaaggtaaaactcAGTGTTATGGATTCCTTCACAATCCCCATATTCATCCCTGCCAGAGCTTGGCTTTCAGGGCTCAGTGGCCAACGGCTGCCTCTGTGACCGTTGCTATCTTGAAACATCAGTGATCTGCTGAAAATGTATTGAGCCTGTGGTAAGCTTCAGTCCCCAGagtttcttttactcattttagTAAGTTCCCATGTATGGAATGATATGTCCTAGAATAGAGAAACTCACTTGGCAAAAAGATTTTTGGTGCAATGGAAGATTCTGGACATGTTCATTATCCATAAACAATGGATTTTACTGGGGTCTTTTTTGAGTGTCATTTATTATGTGTGTAAGAACTAGTCAATTGTTGATGTATTTGTTGTTGATGTTAATCGAACTTAATTATGAAAGTCACTTGTTACTGGGACAACACTAATGAGCATAAGAAGACATGTTTTGGTTGCTGGTACAATGATCGTGCCTATGTGGAGACACATGATTTCACAGGCTAGTCATCACCTGACACtactttccatttcattgtgttgACCTTGCTCCAGCACAAACAGTTGCAATGTCTCTATAGGCCAAGGGCCCTACTTAATGCCAGAGGGCGCCTCACATTCCCTTTATCCTGCTGGTAAACCAGAGAACACTGGCTACCTAATTAGAAAGTAGATGCCAATACAAAGTCCTTACATAAATTTCTCTAGTCCTAGAGAAACACAAATCGGCCTTGGAAGCAGGTGTTCTCCCTTTGTTCCatccatttattatttaacataaagGCAGCTTCAGTGTCATTAGTATTCAGAAGGTAAGGATTTCTGAGGCCAGAGATTTCATAAAGGAGTGGAGTTTGCTTCTGAGAGAAAAGTGATAGTGCCCTAGGCAGGGGAAAGTAATACTAAAACTAGATAGACCCAGCATACTGGAAGGACAATGGGAAAGCAGCCTTGCCACATAGAGAAAAATCTTGATACAAAATGAAAACTTGATTGAACAGGGAGTTTAGTAGTGAGTTAAAGATTGTTAAATCACAGGAAGGCATGAAattggtggggttgggggggggggaatgtctgtaagatttaatggaggcagagacagaggaaagaaagagaccaagttatggagccaagaaagcttttattgggatctgtgattcccgggcgaggttccatgaccccaggagtggggagtcagggaagtcgccccTGGCTTGGGAAGGGCGgggttttttatgggtgaggggcttccgggtttggtcttgggagggcagattatcaaataagggcatttcagggacgtggtgGGATGAAttggttgcctcctctgtcagggtgatgggaaggtggagcttcatgattggctgttttcaaactggcacgggacattccaggtctgcaggtgaggggtggggggtcgtCGGTGCTCGGTGTTTTTCtctaacccacagcaaaatggccgctcggtcgccttcttaaggtaactcttacaatgTCTAGCAGACGTATGTAGGATACAGGATACActggagctgggagaggcagacatCTGAGAAAAGTTTGAAGACGACTGCATCAGTCCCATCACACAACAAGTGTCAGGATGCCACTGGTTGTATTGAAAaagtacaaatgaagaaacagactggAGGGATATCACAGAGAACAAAAATAGGCTTTTATGCCTACTTGTTATTCCAAAAAAGACTGTGGCTCTAAAAGATCCATCGTGCAAAATAACTCTGGGGAGAAACCCAAAGGGAAGTTCTGGAAAGAATGGCTACATCAGGGTTGAGCCTCCTACACAGCATGTATGATTTCAGGCCTGTCACCTTTGCAAGCAAGGACTTGGCCCCTCTTCATCAACTTGTAGATTTCAGGGGTAAAGTTTCTCTTGGTCCTAGACATAGATGGTCAGGTTCCTAGGAACTCCCTGCAGTTTTACCTGACTTTGCTTTTTGTGCTTGAGAATAAATGGTCTTTATTCTGTTGATTGACTCAGATTGTGGTATCTTCTAAAAATGACACACTGGAGCTGAGGGaacctgaggggctgatgctaggAGTCCTTGCCTTCCTAATCCTGAATCTGGGATGGGGCTTTCCCAGAATAGCTTCAAACGCTTCAACTAGTTGCAAAGTCAGGCCAACTGGGTATCTGCGTGGAGGATATTTGTCACATTCCTACCTTATGTCCTCTCATTCTCCAGCCCCTGTTGCTAGATGCTAGATCTTGGCTTAGAAACGATTCCAGTGTTGAGTATTCACTGGAGCAAGGGGCTTATCCATGGTGGTTCTAGTTAGATGAGGGATAGGAGTAGGTGGAAGAAAACATTAGAGAGTCTAAGATACGTGGCTATTTGGGGGATCAGTGGCTCGGGTGAGATCACGTCATTTCTGTTTAAGTGGAATCTCTCAGGCAGGGGTAGCAGATCTTTTGTTCATGCAGATCTACAACCCAGGGCTATAGTCAGCTTCTCTCATaagaaggagtgtgtgtgtgtttgtgtgtgggagGAGGTGTATATGTGGAACTCTCCTGGAAGTACCAGTGCACATTTTGTGAGTCTTTACAACTAACTGCACTGTTGTATCCTCCCCCATATGTTTCCACTATCCTTGGAATTGTCCAATTGGAGAAAGTCTCATTCTTATCCCTGAGAGCTCACATCCCCACACTTAGACTTGAAAGGACTTGAATCAGCCCTGGTTAGGCATTCGGTCAAGTGTGCTAGGTGTATTGTCCTCTGGCCTTTGCTCCCCTCAGACACCAACAGCTTCTAAATCTGCACAAAAATTGTCCTGATAAACTActagaggcacacacacacacattgtttgCTTAATCTGATTTCATATTTAACGTCCCTGGAGGGGACttcagaaacagcatgagtattTCTAACCTCATGGTTCATTAGACCTTTCTGGTTAACTCTTCTACTCTGTCCAGTGACCATTTTAAGACTTTCACTTACCTCAAACCTTCAACCCCATTATCTCCCTATCTCCCAGATAGGATGGTGGATGTGTCTTATAGAGAAATCTGCTTAGCAAGTGTTAATGCATGAAAATATGGAATATGtttgacatattttctttttaaattatcttgtttttcatacagattttctgttattattataaattagtcATTAGACTTTTGTGGGCCAAATACAAACATAGTCTGGCTCCTGCCATTATTCCCGCTATTTTCTGAATCCTTCTAGCATCCCTCCTCTCATTCCCCTCCCCTTGCTTCCCGtatgcagaaagaaaaggagtagTTCCCAGAGCAGAGCCACCATCCTATCTGGCttaccctcctccccccaccacaggcACAAGCAGTGTCCACCCCTGCACCCATTCCGTCAGAACAAATGATGATGCCAGAGGCAGGCATGTCCAGGAGAGATGATTATTTGTTGATCGCCAGATCATTGATTCATTCACTACCTAATTCAACAACTGTTTACTGTGCCCTTGTTCTGGGCAAGATGCTGGAGAACCAAAGGCGAGCAAAGCAGGTAAGGTCCCTGCCCACAGGACTCACTGCTTAGTGATGAAATCAAAACAATCACGTGATCAGGCAATTCCATGTAAGATGCAGTTCAAGCTCACCCAGGCCCAAAAGGCCAGTTAGAAAGTGCCCTGGGAAGGGGTGCCAGGAATGTTGGCCCCGCACTCTGCccttagtttttggttttgttgcccAGGGCTTTCTGAAATTGGGTTGCCCTGAATTTAAACCCTAGATTTGCCACTTATTAGGCCATGTATCTTGGGAAAGTTGACTTGCCTGCATATCAGTGTCCTtacttgtaaaatggaaataacaatcGTAATGTGAGAATTTACTTAGCTGACTCAGGTAAATTGTGTAGAatgcatgaaaaaaatgttaatgcattAGGTTATCATTGCCCTGTCTAGCTGAATCTGACTCAGGGCAAGAGGCTTGTCTAGTCCACAGCTTCAGAAGAATGTGCTATTCCTGTTGGTCTCTGGTCTGGAGAAGAGTGGGATTCTCAGTGGCTTCTGTCTGGATGCACTCCTTTTGGAATATTAATGCTAactgagggggaagagagagcccTATTGCCCAGAGCTGCTCTAAAACCGGCTGGCTGGTTTCACTGCTCCGGACGGAGCCTCAGCCTAGACCTCCTACCTGGACTAAACAAATGCCCGCCAGCCTACCAATAAATATAGGTGGTGAACCAAAGAGAAATTTCAGTAAATGCCCAAAAATCCAATGCAAGCAAAAATCCTATCTTCATTTCCCTTGCCAACCACAGGAAGTAGAAGGAGTTTTGTCTCAGTGGGAGCTGTGGAAGAATCACCCTCTCAATGCTAGTGTGGCATATTTTGTAATGAAATAGCAATCAAGAGAGGACAGTGGGCACCCAGATTTCAATTCCACTCTAAGCAAGATTCTCTGCTCCCAAAGAACTTACAATTGAGTCTTATGgtgttgcttttactttttcatgAGAGTTTGCTGTGTAGATGTTTGAGATAAGAAATActgagggaggggcgcctggatggctcagtcagttgagcgtccgacttcagttccagttatgaactcacagtttgtgggtttgagccccatgctgggctctgtgccagcagcttggagcctagagcctgctttggattctgttccccccccccgcccttcccctgctcttgcaaaaataaatacatgttaaaaaatttttaaaaattttccgaGGGTGAGGTGCCTCAAAATCTAGTTGTTTTTTTAGGCAATTGTTAAAATAGGCAGAAGGAACATTATTCCTCAAAAAACCTATTAGTCTCCTCCAGGGTTGTGCTGTCCAACAGAGTTAGACTATGGTGCTGCCCCCTCATTAACAATGTAGTTTGTCTCAACTCATTAGCGGTACAGCTGCTGGGAATTAGATCAGTCACTTGGAAAGACAATATGGCATCTGGCATTCTCACTTCTGTAGCACAGTTCGGGCATGCCCTGTTCCAATGAATGgttcagagatgagaaaatgttCCAACCACCTCTCACA
Protein-coding sequences here:
- the LOC115279702 gene encoding ATP-dependent RNA helicase DDX19B gives rise to the protein MATDSWALAVDEQEAAAESLSNLHLKEEKIKPDANGAVVNTSANSEKADEEEKEDRAAQSLLNKLIRSNLVDNTNQVEVLQRDPNSPLYSVKSFEELRLKPQLLQGVYAMGFNRPSKIQENALPLMLAEPPQNLIAQSQSGTGKTAAFVLAMLSQVEPANRYPQCLCLSPTYELALQTGKVIEQMGKFYPELKLAYAVRGNKLERGQKISEHIVIGTPGTVLDWCAKLKFIDPKKIKVFVLDEADVMIATQGHQDQSIRIQR
- the LOC115280351 gene encoding ATP-dependent RNA helicase DDX19A-like — encoded protein: MLPRNCQMLLFSATFEDSVWKFAQKVVPDPNIIKLKREEETLDTIKQYYVLCNNRDEKFQALCNLYGAITIAQAMIFCHTRKTASWLAAELSKEGHQVALLSGEMMVEQRAAVIERFREGKEKVLVTTNVCARGIDVEQVSVVINFDLPVDKDGNPDNETYLHRIGRTGRFGKRGLAVNMVDSKHSMNILNRIQEHFSECPGVPPARALPLEGQVQGSGEKGRFSWGPLERPWSLSHPPPFLQYASSQRAHLVSSGQGLEREFPPGQA